The uncultured Desulfobulbus sp. genome window below encodes:
- a CDS encoding ABC transporter permease has translation MGGRLWALIIKEFLALFRDKKSRMAVIVPPILQLLIFGYAATFDLEHSKLALFNEDQGSFSRELIGRFERSSAFDIVGYLQAESEIAPLIDGEDTLLVLRIGEQCSQEVARGKSCPVQVLIDGRNSNTAMLALNYVRTIITDFNQEKAALKGNGLPAQLNIRAWFNPNLESRWFIVPGIIALLSMIVTLVVTALSVAREREAGTFDQLLVTPLHPWEILIGKAMPGLIVGVSEASMIIAVTVYWFKVPLVGSLLVLYPALIIYVLSIIGVGLMISSFSTTLQQALLGAFLFIVPAVILSGFSTPIANMPQIMQAMTYLDPMRYFLTIVRRVFLEGAGLQYFINELWSMSLIALVTLALATWLFRHRMY, from the coding sequence ATGGGCGGACGACTCTGGGCCCTGATCATTAAAGAATTTCTCGCTCTCTTTCGCGATAAGAAGAGCCGCATGGCGGTCATCGTGCCGCCAATTTTGCAGCTGCTCATCTTTGGCTATGCCGCCACTTTTGATCTGGAGCATAGCAAGCTTGCCCTTTTCAATGAAGATCAGGGCAGTTTTTCCCGTGAATTGATCGGTCGTTTTGAACGCTCATCTGCATTTGATATTGTGGGCTATCTCCAGGCTGAATCTGAGATAGCTCCACTTATCGATGGCGAAGACACCCTTTTAGTCCTGCGCATCGGGGAGCAATGCTCCCAAGAGGTGGCCCGGGGAAAGAGCTGCCCGGTTCAGGTCTTGATCGATGGCCGCAACTCCAACACCGCCATGCTGGCTCTCAATTATGTCCGCACGATCATAACAGATTTTAATCAGGAAAAGGCCGCGCTTAAGGGCAATGGCCTCCCAGCCCAGCTCAACATTCGCGCCTGGTTTAACCCCAACCTGGAAAGTCGCTGGTTTATTGTCCCCGGTATTATTGCGCTGCTGTCGATGATTGTCACCTTGGTGGTGACCGCCCTCTCTGTTGCCCGTGAGCGTGAGGCGGGGACCTTTGATCAGCTCCTGGTTACCCCACTGCACCCCTGGGAGATCCTTATTGGAAAGGCAATGCCCGGTCTTATTGTTGGTGTAAGTGAGGCCTCGATGATCATTGCCGTGACCGTCTACTGGTTTAAAGTCCCCTTGGTGGGCTCGCTGCTGGTGCTCTACCCTGCCCTCATTATTTACGTGCTCTCCATCATCGGGGTCGGCCTGATGATTTCCTCTTTCTCCACCACCCTGCAACAGGCACTGCTGGGTGCCTTTCTCTTTATCGTACCAGCGGTAATTCTTTCGGGTTTTTCCACCCCCATTGCCAACATGCCCCAGATCATGCAGGCAATGACCTATCTTGACCCCATGCGCTACTTCCTCACCATTGTTCGACGCGTGTTTTTAGAAGGCGCCGGACTCCAGTATTTCATCAATGAGCTCTGGTCCATGTCGTTGATCGCGCTGGTGACCTTGGCTTTGGCCACCTGGTTGTTTAGGCATCGCATGTATTAA
- a CDS encoding ABC transporter permease, whose protein sequence is MSPGRLMRLKGMMRKEWLQVIRDPSSIAIAFFLPILLLVIFGYGVSLDAKDVRIGIVVEQIDQPSQSFVGGFEQTPYFQPSYFASLQQAEVALRAAEIDGIVWLRHNFGSEYLKNQSPPIGLIVNGVDANTARLIQGYVQGIWGTWLEQQAELRGGELTPPVQLKQRIWFNPEVRSTDFLVPGVLAVIMTLIGALLTALVIAREWERGTMEALLVSRISAPEILIGKLIPYFALGMGGLLISLAMAYFLFHVPMRGSLWLLLFTSALFLWVALGMGFFISTVFRSQFVAALVAMVSTFLPAFILSGFIFDIRSMPDLVQGLTHLIAARYYVSILQTLFLVGDVWSVILPNSAALLLMGLFFHGIVYAKTRKKLE, encoded by the coding sequence ATGAGTCCTGGCCGCTTGATGCGCCTTAAGGGAATGATGCGCAAGGAATGGCTCCAGGTTATCCGTGACCCCTCCAGCATTGCCATTGCCTTTTTTCTGCCCATTCTCCTGCTGGTTATCTTTGGCTACGGGGTGAGCCTGGATGCCAAAGATGTGCGTATCGGGATCGTGGTGGAACAAATTGATCAGCCCTCACAGAGTTTTGTTGGTGGCTTTGAGCAGACGCCATATTTTCAGCCCAGCTATTTTGCCTCACTCCAGCAGGCCGAGGTCGCCTTGCGGGCTGCTGAGATCGATGGCATTGTCTGGCTACGCCACAATTTTGGTAGTGAGTATCTCAAGAATCAGTCTCCGCCCATCGGCTTGATTGTCAACGGTGTCGATGCCAACACCGCCCGCTTAATTCAGGGGTACGTGCAGGGGATCTGGGGCACCTGGCTGGAGCAGCAGGCCGAACTGCGCGGGGGAGAGCTTACGCCACCGGTCCAATTGAAGCAGCGCATCTGGTTCAACCCGGAGGTGCGCTCCACCGATTTTCTGGTCCCTGGCGTTCTGGCGGTGATCATGACTCTGATCGGCGCTCTGCTCACCGCCCTGGTCATTGCCCGGGAATGGGAGCGTGGTACCATGGAGGCGCTGCTGGTTTCCCGGATATCTGCTCCGGAGATCCTGATTGGCAAACTCATCCCCTACTTTGCTTTGGGTATGGGCGGCCTGCTGATATCCCTGGCCATGGCCTACTTTCTTTTTCATGTGCCCATGCGGGGATCACTCTGGTTGCTGCTCTTCACCTCCGCCCTCTTTCTTTGGGTGGCGCTGGGTATGGGCTTTTTTATTTCGACCGTATTCAGATCACAGTTTGTGGCGGCGCTGGTGGCCATGGTTTCGACCTTTTTGCCAGCCTTTATTCTCTCTGGTTTTATCTTCGATATCCGCTCCATGCCGGATCTGGTGCAGGGGCTGACCCACCTGATTGCAGCGCGTTACTATGTCTCGATTTTACAGACACTTTTTTTGGTTGGTGATGTCTGGAGTGTGATTCTGCCCAACAGCGCGGCGCTGCTGCTCATGGGGTTATTTTTTCATGGGATTGTATACGCAAAAACCAGGAAGAAGTTGGAGTAG
- a CDS encoding ATP-binding cassette domain-containing protein has translation MPTSSLITSTTPEQDQALQLVDVSKSFSVEKQSISALNQVSCTITPNKVTGLIGPDGAGKTTLMRLCSGLLTPENGKINALGIDVVAAPLQVQASVGYMPQRFGLYEDLSVEENLELYADLQGVEPHTRVERYKQLLSMAGLEKFRSRLAGRLSGGMKQKLGLVCTLVRPPKLLLLDEPTVGVDPVSRRELWEIVYHLVESEGMTVLLSTAYLDEAERCAEVILIHQGRILGHKTPQAFSDQVAGRTWMVRAENLAKRTLQKRLSQEPAVLDALVLGKAIRVVSREVGRLPLPQLSQETDLSIEQVSPRFEDYFVATLKEDHKATNTNGAIALAQANENANGEKVITVDNLVRRFGDFYAVDQVSFHVRHGEIFGLLGANGAGKTTTFRMLCGLLPISSGTCTVAGMNLRTAAAAARARIGYMAQKFSLYENLSVLQNLKFFSSAYGLRGSRRQHQIDWAIDTFALHDFISAESQALPLGYKQRLALAVALMHEPEVLFLDEPTSGVDPLARREFWVQINSLADQGVTVLVTTHFMEEAEYCDRLVIMAEGKVLAEGTPESMKESFEKDGQETTMEDAFIGLLEAHRHKGGET, from the coding sequence ATGCCCACAAGCTCACTCATCACATCGACAACACCAGAGCAAGATCAGGCGCTGCAGCTTGTCGATGTCAGCAAGAGCTTCAGTGTCGAGAAGCAATCAATATCCGCCCTGAACCAGGTCAGCTGTACCATTACCCCCAACAAGGTCACCGGGCTGATCGGCCCTGATGGTGCTGGCAAGACAACCCTGATGCGCCTTTGCAGTGGTTTGCTCACTCCGGAAAACGGCAAGATTAATGCTCTGGGCATCGATGTGGTCGCCGCCCCTCTACAGGTGCAGGCAAGCGTGGGCTATATGCCCCAACGCTTTGGGCTCTATGAGGATCTTTCGGTCGAGGAAAATCTTGAGCTGTATGCCGACCTCCAAGGTGTTGAACCCCACACCCGGGTTGAGCGCTACAAACAGTTGCTCTCCATGGCGGGATTGGAAAAATTTCGCAGCCGCCTGGCCGGACGCCTTTCTGGGGGCATGAAACAGAAACTTGGTCTGGTCTGCACCCTGGTGCGTCCACCGAAGTTACTGCTTCTTGATGAACCGACGGTTGGTGTCGATCCGGTTTCACGCCGCGAACTCTGGGAAATTGTCTATCATCTGGTAGAATCCGAGGGCATGACGGTGCTCTTAAGCACGGCCTACCTGGATGAGGCCGAGCGCTGCGCCGAGGTGATCCTGATCCATCAGGGCCGAATACTTGGCCACAAAACTCCGCAGGCGTTCAGTGATCAGGTAGCAGGACGCACCTGGATGGTACGTGCGGAAAACCTGGCTAAACGCACCCTCCAGAAAAGGCTAAGCCAGGAACCAGCTGTGCTTGACGCCCTTGTACTGGGTAAGGCCATCCGTGTGGTCAGCCGTGAGGTCGGCCGGTTGCCACTGCCCCAGCTTAGCCAGGAAACAGATCTATCCATCGAGCAGGTATCACCCCGATTTGAGGACTATTTTGTCGCCACCCTCAAAGAAGATCACAAAGCAACCAACACCAATGGAGCTATCGCCCTTGCCCAGGCCAATGAAAACGCAAACGGCGAAAAAGTGATCACGGTCGATAATCTGGTGCGTCGTTTTGGCGATTTTTACGCGGTTGACCAGGTCAGCTTTCATGTGCGCCATGGCGAGATTTTTGGTCTTCTGGGAGCCAACGGTGCCGGTAAGACCACCACCTTCCGGATGCTCTGTGGCCTGCTTCCCATCTCCAGCGGTACCTGTACGGTTGCCGGAATGAACCTGCGTACGGCCGCAGCTGCAGCCCGAGCGCGCATTGGCTATATGGCCCAGAAATTCTCTCTATATGAAAACTTAAGCGTGCTCCAGAATTTGAAATTTTTCAGCAGTGCCTATGGACTCCGAGGATCCAGGCGACAACATCAGATCGACTGGGCCATCGACACCTTTGCTCTTCATGATTTCATCTCCGCCGAGAGCCAAGCCCTGCCCTTGGGCTACAAGCAGCGACTTGCCCTGGCGGTTGCCCTGATGCACGAACCTGAAGTCCTTTTTTTAGATGAGCCCACCTCAGGAGTCGACCCACTTGCCCGGCGCGAGTTTTGGGTTCAGATCAACTCGCTTGCGGACCAGGGCGTGACGGTACTGGTGACGACCCATTTCATGGAAGAGGCAGAATACTGTGACCGCCTAGTGATCATGGCCGAGGGAAAGGTACTTGCAGAAGGAACACCGGAGTCGATGAAAGAATCCTTTGAAAAAGACGGGCAGGAAACCACCATGGAAGATGCCTTTATCGGCCTGCTCGAGGCCCACAGGCATAAAGGGGGCGAGACATGA
- a CDS encoding WYL domain-containing transcriptional regulator, protein MSQRLKFERFIWFHSQVKRQRYPNAKKLVEEFEISERTAQRDIDFMRDRLLAPLIFDRSRNGYGYDDASFEIPVHWLDEDNLLSLALAARLASTIPNAAVKEDLCQLISRMLSLSHKETYSCLDRLSDKISVKNVEFARVDECHFHRVVQALFNETALQISYYSPYSDQTTNRIIQPLHLIHYMGSWHLLAWCAAKEEIRDFTLSRMRSVESVAQTLQLPQGLPSIKEYSRRHFGIMHGDATIPVTLQFSPALAPRILEQVWHPEQQIERQPDSTILLRFPVADFREIIRNILSYGADVRVVEPVALQDLVREEIEKMNGIYESPDIT, encoded by the coding sequence ATGTCTCAACGTTTGAAGTTTGAACGTTTTATCTGGTTTCACTCCCAGGTCAAACGCCAGCGCTACCCCAATGCCAAAAAATTGGTCGAGGAGTTCGAAATATCAGAACGGACCGCTCAACGCGATATCGATTTCATGCGGGACCGTTTACTTGCCCCGCTTATCTTTGATCGATCCCGAAATGGCTATGGCTATGACGATGCGAGCTTTGAAATTCCTGTTCACTGGTTGGATGAAGACAACCTGCTGTCGCTGGCCCTTGCCGCCAGGCTGGCCTCAACTATTCCCAATGCTGCTGTCAAAGAGGACCTCTGCCAACTAATCAGTCGCATGCTGAGCCTTTCCCACAAGGAAACATATAGTTGCCTGGATCGACTCAGCGATAAAATATCAGTTAAAAATGTCGAGTTCGCCCGGGTCGATGAGTGTCATTTTCATCGGGTGGTACAGGCGCTCTTTAACGAAACAGCCCTCCAGATTTCCTATTACTCCCCCTATAGCGATCAAACTACAAACAGAATTATCCAACCACTGCACCTGATCCATTATATGGGGAGCTGGCATCTGCTCGCCTGGTGTGCGGCCAAAGAAGAAATTCGAGATTTTACCCTCTCCCGAATGCGCTCGGTTGAATCTGTGGCACAAACGCTCCAACTGCCCCAGGGCTTGCCATCGATCAAAGAATACAGCCGTCGTCACTTCGGTATCATGCATGGGGATGCAACCATCCCCGTGACCCTGCAGTTTTCTCCCGCTCTTGCCCCGCGCATCCTTGAACAGGTCTGGCACCCCGAGCAGCAGATCGAAAGACAGCCCGATAGCACGATTTTGCTCCGCTTTCCGGTGGCTGATTTCCGGGAAATAATCAGGAATATTTTGAGCTATGGGGCGGATGTGCGGGTGGTGGAGCCGGTGGCGTTGCAAGATCTGGTACGGGAAGAAATTGAAAAAATGAATGGAATTTATGAAAGCCCTGACATCACCTGA
- the cas3 gene encoding CRISPR-associated helicase Cas3' — translation MAKKQFIAHRRESDGEIQELANHLLGVSKLSRLFASKFGVPDLGELLGLLHDVGKYSCEFQDYIKSATGILQPDRDDNFVDAMTLKGKVDHSSAGAQWIWGQLEKYKIGNIPAGKFTAQIMALCLASHHSGLIDCLKPDGKVAFLERMAKREKDTHLQECLKSADSKIYKRIIELATTERIKDFLQFVQQLNLKTVSSITYTFSLGLWTRFLYSCLIDADRIDSADFENPLNKAIRTAPYIPWDTAISRLEQHLDKLAIRNDIDIIRRQISHECLVRSNAPQGLYKLTVPTGGGKTYASIRFALHHAKKYNLDHIFYIIPYTSIIDQNATNIRKILEEEGDTFSWVLEHHSNLDPQKQTWESKLIAESWDAPIIFTTMVQFLETLFSGGTRGARKMHQLAKSVLIFDEIQTLPIKCSHLFCNALNFLVDHAQTTVVLCTATQPVLDHLKDPDKGQVRMSPDADLISNVTERFKQFNRVKISNRYRPQGWSRDELTKLTVEEYKNKGNCLVIVNTKQWAQQLYTSCKEHVDARCLFHLSTNMCPAHRKILLKKIRRHLYWKLPVLCISTQLIEAGVDVDFNSVIRFLAGLDSIAQAAGRCNRNGLLPQATVHVVNPDQENIDILIDIKEGRDKALRIFSETSDDLLAPHVMERYFQYYFYGRADEMVYPVNAKEAGRKDSLLNLLSENRGNVARTDLPLKQSFMTAGKIFQAIEAPTQSVIVPYKKGKKIIAELCAAFDPAKDYALLRLAQQYSVNVFPNVWRKLKENNAVIPIQPDLDIYFLDERYYSDDFGVSTEQAGTLSMLLG, via the coding sequence GTGGCAAAGAAGCAATTTATCGCACACCGAAGAGAATCCGATGGTGAAATCCAAGAGCTTGCGAATCATCTACTGGGGGTTTCAAAGCTTTCGAGGCTCTTTGCTTCTAAATTTGGTGTGCCCGATCTTGGTGAGCTTCTTGGACTACTTCATGATGTAGGCAAATATAGTTGTGAATTTCAAGATTATATAAAATCTGCTACAGGAATTTTGCAGCCCGATAGAGATGATAATTTTGTCGATGCAATGACCTTAAAAGGAAAAGTCGATCATTCAAGTGCAGGTGCACAGTGGATTTGGGGGCAATTGGAAAAGTACAAAATAGGTAACATTCCTGCGGGGAAATTTACGGCCCAAATTATGGCATTGTGCCTGGCTTCCCATCACAGTGGACTGATCGATTGCTTAAAACCAGATGGTAAGGTGGCTTTCCTTGAGCGGATGGCTAAAAGGGAGAAAGATACTCATTTGCAGGAATGCCTCAAATCTGCTGACAGTAAAATTTATAAGAGGATCATTGAGCTTGCAACAACAGAACGCATTAAGGATTTCCTACAATTTGTTCAACAGCTTAATTTAAAAACGGTATCGTCAATTACGTATACATTCAGTTTAGGACTTTGGACGCGTTTTCTGTACAGTTGCCTGATCGATGCAGATAGGATTGACAGTGCAGACTTTGAAAATCCTTTGAACAAAGCGATTAGAACTGCCCCCTACATTCCATGGGATACAGCGATTAGTCGCCTTGAACAACATCTTGACAAGCTCGCCATACGAAACGACATCGATATTATTCGCCGTCAAATTTCCCATGAGTGTTTAGTTCGATCGAATGCCCCTCAAGGATTATACAAATTAACAGTGCCAACCGGTGGTGGTAAAACGTATGCCAGTATACGGTTCGCGTTGCATCATGCAAAAAAGTACAATCTTGATCATATCTTCTACATTATCCCTTATACGTCGATAATTGATCAAAATGCGACGAATATTCGCAAAATACTAGAAGAAGAAGGAGATACTTTTTCTTGGGTTTTGGAGCATCATTCCAATCTTGACCCACAAAAACAAACTTGGGAAAGCAAACTTATAGCCGAAAGTTGGGACGCGCCTATTATTTTCACAACGATGGTGCAATTTTTAGAAACCCTGTTTAGCGGTGGAACCCGAGGGGCCAGGAAAATGCACCAGTTGGCCAAGTCCGTTCTAATTTTTGATGAAATTCAGACATTGCCTATTAAGTGTTCTCACCTTTTTTGTAATGCTCTGAATTTTTTGGTCGACCATGCCCAGACGACCGTCGTCCTTTGTACGGCAACTCAACCAGTGCTGGACCACTTAAAAGATCCCGATAAAGGTCAAGTGAGAATGTCCCCTGATGCTGATTTGATCAGCAATGTTACTGAGCGGTTCAAGCAGTTCAACCGGGTAAAAATTAGCAACAGGTATCGTCCTCAGGGGTGGAGTAGGGATGAATTGACCAAGCTGACTGTTGAGGAATACAAAAATAAAGGAAACTGTTTGGTGATAGTAAATACCAAGCAGTGGGCTCAACAACTCTACACCTCCTGCAAGGAGCATGTAGACGCACGGTGCTTGTTCCATTTGAGCACAAATATGTGCCCTGCCCACCGAAAAATCCTATTGAAAAAAATCAGACGCCATCTCTATTGGAAGCTCCCTGTGTTGTGCATTAGCACACAACTGATTGAAGCAGGTGTAGATGTTGATTTTAATTCGGTTATACGATTTTTGGCAGGACTCGATTCTATAGCTCAAGCCGCTGGTCGATGTAACAGAAATGGGCTTCTGCCTCAGGCAACGGTGCATGTCGTTAACCCTGATCAGGAAAATATCGATATACTTATTGATATAAAAGAAGGGAGAGATAAGGCTTTACGTATATTTTCAGAAACCTCGGATGATTTGTTAGCGCCTCATGTGATGGAACGTTATTTCCAATACTATTTTTATGGAAGGGCAGATGAGATGGTTTACCCCGTTAATGCTAAGGAGGCGGGGAGGAAAGATAGTCTGTTAAATTTATTGAGCGAAAACCGAGGCAATGTCGCACGAACCGACTTGCCGCTCAAGCAATCCTTTATGACGGCAGGGAAAATTTTTCAGGCCATCGAGGCGCCAACCCAGTCGGTGATTGTTCCATATAAGAAGGGAAAGAAAATTATTGCGGAGCTTTGTGCTGCATTCGACCCGGCCAAAGATTATGCCTTGCTCAGGCTCGCTCAGCAATACAGCGTGAATGTTTTTCCCAATGTTTGGAGAAAACTCAAAGAAAATAATGCAGTCATCCCCATCCAGCCAGACTTGGATATTTATTTTCTAGATGAGCGCTATTACAGCGATGATTTTGGAGTGTCCACAGAACAAGCGGGTACTCTATCGATGTTACTCGGATAA
- the cas5c gene encoding type I-C CRISPR-associated protein Cas5c codes for MKNDISFRLWGRYALFTDPVTKIGGEKCSYHIPTYEAIKGVLKSIYWKPTLIWYVDKIRIMKPLQTQTKGTKPLVWGGGNSLAIYTFLHDVEYQVTAHFEWNEHRPELAKDRIDGKHFSIAKRSLERGGRQDIFLGTRDCQGYVEPCAFGEGESYYDDTPELSFGLMFHGFDYPDETGENELCSRFWRATMCNGILHFPRPDKCDVRRFVRRMSPKEFEMDRNFKPVDREEILI; via the coding sequence ATGAAAAATGACATCAGTTTCCGATTATGGGGCAGGTACGCCCTGTTTACTGATCCCGTCACCAAAATAGGTGGTGAAAAATGTTCCTACCATATCCCCACCTATGAGGCAATTAAAGGGGTCCTTAAGTCTATTTATTGGAAACCAACTCTTATCTGGTATGTCGATAAAATTCGGATAATGAAGCCTTTACAAACCCAGACTAAAGGAACCAAGCCCTTGGTGTGGGGCGGTGGCAACAGCTTGGCAATTTATACATTTCTGCATGATGTTGAATATCAGGTCACTGCACATTTTGAGTGGAACGAACATCGGCCAGAGCTTGCCAAGGATAGAATAGATGGCAAGCATTTTAGTATCGCCAAACGATCTCTTGAGCGCGGGGGGAGGCAGGACATTTTTTTAGGCACGCGGGATTGTCAGGGGTATGTAGAACCTTGCGCATTTGGGGAAGGGGAAAGCTACTACGACGATACTCCTGAACTCAGCTTTGGGTTGATGTTTCATGGTTTTGACTACCCTGACGAGACAGGAGAAAACGAATTGTGTAGTCGATTTTGGCGCGCCACCATGTGTAACGGGATTTTGCATTTTCCTCGTCCTGATAAATGCGATGTCCGGCGGTTCGTTCGCCGCATGTCCCCCAAGGAGTTTGAAATGGACCGTAATTTCAAGCCTGTTGATCGAGAGGAGATTCTGATATGA
- the cas8c gene encoding type I-C CRISPR-associated protein Cas8c/Csd1: protein MSWLAKLYETYEAGFLLDSQEDGKLMPIGHTLQNAHINIVIDEHGNFKRAQVLEKTKIVLPATEGSAGRSSGEAPHPLADKIQYVAKDYSAYGGKKKSYFGSYEKQLAGWCDSIHSHQKANAVYKYISKGHVVKDLVTAGVLFLDDNKSLLAYWPYEGKNAPPVPLIFKVLPALPKGKRTHPDKVEVEPGDALVCWTVESFGVLDSTTWSDISLHQSWIEYDARNFDKIGICSISGKERPLSVNHPAKLRHTGDKAKLLSANDLTGFTFRGRFTDSLQAAGVSFEVTQKAHNALRWLISRQGYKNGEQVFVTWAVSGKTIPSPMEDSWTIMKGLPDLFLFEIDEEDAHESMLDHSQDLGESFAQQFKKYLAGYSRQIKPNDQIVIMGLDSATPGRMGIIYYRELLGSEFFNRLESWHTQFAWFQRHVIEISDNRSSKKPTKKIVWPVGAPVPRNIADAAYGDILKTNATLRKNLLERIMPCIADGRPFPWDILHLAVKRTSNRNSCEPWEWERNLGITCALYKGFYRRHSIPAKRRKYSMNLDENYKSRDYLFGRLLAVAEQIEEVALRLGGENRSTNAARLMQRFADRPFSTWRTIELSLQPYMQRLQSARGGFLANRKKELDLIESSFENTEFTLDKPLTGEFLLGYHCQRMCYRNVATDRLDETKNQVEGSK from the coding sequence ATGAGTTGGCTTGCGAAGTTGTATGAGACGTATGAAGCTGGATTCCTGTTGGATTCTCAAGAAGATGGCAAGTTGATGCCTATCGGTCATACACTTCAAAATGCTCATATTAATATTGTCATTGATGAACATGGAAATTTTAAGCGAGCACAAGTTTTGGAAAAAACCAAGATTGTTCTACCAGCCACAGAGGGCTCAGCTGGTCGGAGTAGTGGAGAGGCCCCTCACCCTCTGGCAGATAAGATCCAATATGTGGCAAAAGATTATTCGGCTTATGGTGGAAAGAAAAAATCTTATTTCGGTTCTTACGAAAAGCAACTTGCTGGTTGGTGCGATTCTATTCATTCTCATCAGAAAGCTAACGCCGTGTACAAGTACATTTCTAAAGGGCATGTGGTTAAAGATTTAGTTACTGCTGGAGTCCTTTTCCTTGATGATAATAAGAGTTTGTTGGCTTATTGGCCGTACGAAGGGAAAAATGCCCCCCCTGTTCCTCTGATTTTTAAGGTGCTGCCTGCATTGCCAAAGGGAAAACGTACCCATCCGGACAAGGTCGAAGTTGAACCTGGTGACGCTCTTGTATGTTGGACAGTAGAATCATTCGGAGTGCTTGATAGTACAACGTGGAGCGATATTAGCTTGCACCAAAGTTGGATTGAATATGATGCAAGAAATTTCGACAAAATAGGAATTTGTTCTATTTCTGGGAAGGAAAGGCCTCTTTCAGTCAATCATCCAGCCAAATTGCGCCATACTGGAGATAAGGCAAAATTACTCTCTGCTAATGATTTGACAGGGTTCACCTTTCGGGGGCGTTTTACTGACAGTTTACAAGCAGCAGGAGTGAGTTTTGAGGTAACTCAAAAGGCCCATAATGCCCTGCGATGGCTAATATCCCGTCAAGGATATAAAAATGGCGAACAAGTTTTTGTCACGTGGGCAGTTTCAGGCAAAACTATCCCTTCACCTATGGAAGATTCATGGACAATCATGAAGGGGCTTCCTGATCTGTTTTTATTTGAGATAGATGAAGAGGACGCCCATGAATCAATGCTTGATCACAGTCAAGATTTAGGGGAATCCTTTGCCCAGCAGTTCAAAAAATACCTCGCGGGGTATAGTCGTCAAATTAAGCCAAACGACCAGATTGTGATCATGGGATTGGATTCTGCAACCCCCGGAAGAATGGGGATCATATATTATCGTGAATTGTTAGGGAGTGAATTTTTTAATCGACTTGAAAGTTGGCATACACAATTTGCTTGGTTTCAACGTCATGTAATCGAAATTTCTGATAATCGATCTAGCAAGAAACCGACAAAGAAAATTGTGTGGCCTGTTGGTGCACCAGTACCGCGTAACATTGCAGATGCAGCTTACGGAGATATTCTAAAAACCAATGCCACATTACGCAAGAACCTCCTAGAACGTATTATGCCTTGCATTGCTGATGGACGCCCTTTTCCATGGGATATTTTGCATCTTGCGGTCAAGCGTACAAGCAATCGAAACAGCTGTGAACCTTGGGAATGGGAACGTAATCTTGGAATTACATGCGCTTTGTATAAAGGCTTTTATAGACGGCATTCTATCCCTGCTAAAAGGAGAAAGTATTCAATGAATTTGGACGAAAATTACAAATCCAGAGATTATTTGTTCGGGAGGCTTTTGGCTGTAGCCGAGCAGATTGAAGAGGTCGCACTGCGGCTTGGCGGTGAAAATCGTTCTACTAATGCTGCACGTTTAATGCAACGTTTTGCAGATAGACCATTTTCGACTTGGCGAACTATTGAATTAAGTCTCCAGCCCTATATGCAGCGGTTGCAAAGTGCACGAGGAGGTTTTTTGGCAAATCGAAAAAAGGAGCTTGATCTAATAGAATCCTCTTTTGAAAATACAGAATTTACCCTTGATAAACCGCTGACAGGCGAATTCCTTTTGGGCTATCACTGCCAGCGAATGTGCTATCGCAATGTTGCAACAGATCGACTTGATGAAACAAAAAATCAAGTGGAGGGATCCAAATGA